Proteins from one Methanococcus maripaludis C5 genomic window:
- a CDS encoding DUF22 domain-containing protein, translated as MFRITGKIKEIEDKIEGKKQEGAKLEIVGQKVPVFAAETVELKAGEIKAVNINKICLPKKTVLMPSAYIQHKLGNMVSLGEETPVPFEHERCLEYAIFVAVKEGTIKEGELIGTIVVLHAE; from the coding sequence ATGTTCAGAATTACTGGAAAAATTAAAGAAATTGAAGATAAAATTGAAGGCAAAAAACAGGAAGGGGCTAAACTAGAAATAGTTGGCCAAAAAGTTCCTGTTTTTGCAGCAGAAACTGTTGAACTTAAAGCAGGCGAAATTAAAGCAGTAAATATCAACAAAATTTGCCTGCCTAAAAAAACAGTTTTGATGCCTTCCGCATACATTCAGCACAAATTAGGTAACATGGTATCCTTAGGGGAAGAAACTCCTGTTCCTTTCGAACACGAACGATGTCTCGAATACGCAATCTTTGTTGCAGTAAAAGAAGGAACAATTAAAGAAGGAGAACTCATTGGAACCATTGTAGTACTTCATGCTGAATAA
- a CDS encoding DUF61 family protein → MDKEVYKFLHNLKSNFKRKTLNELLKEDKPYLIVNGQRHRIKKKELEFIKENISNDIRLPLILEVDSSYDSGTVKIEGIEEVKLISKILGKGVSLFSEESILYIYKPELREVRRKLPTTTQYLFRIGLN, encoded by the coding sequence ATGGATAAGGAAGTTTATAAATTTCTGCACAATTTAAAATCCAATTTTAAAAGAAAAACATTAAACGAACTTTTAAAAGAAGATAAACCGTATTTAATAGTAAACGGACAAAGACATAGAATTAAGAAAAAGGAACTCGAATTCATAAAAGAAAATATATCTAACGATATAAGGCTTCCCCTAATACTGGAAGTTGATTCGAGTTATGATTCAGGAACTGTAAAAATAGAAGGAATTGAAGAAGTAAAATTGATATCTAAAATTTTAGGAAAAGGGGTCAGTCTTTTTAGTGAAGAAAGTATCCTTTATATCTACAAACCAGAATTAAGAGAAGTTAGACGAAAATTACCAACTACAACACAGTACTTATTTAGAATAGGCCTTAACTAG
- a CDS encoding TIGR00288 family NYN domain-containing protein — MWKKLGNLKKFYVKTSRKGTNRMALLIDGPNMLRKEFNVDLDKVRDALEQFGDIVVGRVYLNQYASDKLIEAIANQGFEPRISAGDVDVEMAVDGTELIFNKNLDTLVYMTRDADFLPAIRKAKERGKQIIVVGAEPGFSTAIQNIADHVIRVEEDFELDKEKLEQKKREREHSISSSESASEENTEVQKNSEPKKSSTDSFKDGISNSINWLKK, encoded by the coding sequence ATGTGGAAAAAACTGGGCAACTTAAAGAAATTTTACGTAAAAACCAGCAGAAAAGGGACTAATAGAATGGCTTTACTTATTGATGGACCAAACATGTTAAGAAAAGAATTCAATGTAGATCTTGACAAAGTAAGGGATGCATTAGAGCAGTTTGGTGACATTGTTGTTGGTAGGGTTTATTTAAACCAGTATGCGTCAGATAAATTAATCGAAGCTATTGCAAACCAAGGTTTTGAGCCAAGAATCTCTGCTGGAGATGTTGATGTTGAAATGGCAGTTGATGGAACTGAACTGATATTTAATAAAAATCTTGATACTCTTGTTTACATGACAAGAGACGCAGATTTTTTACCTGCAATCAGAAAAGCCAAAGAACGTGGAAAACAGATTATCGTTGTTGGGGCAGAACCTGGATTTAGTACTGCAATTCAAAACATTGCTGACCATGTAATTCGAGTAGAAGAAGACTTCGAACTCGACAAAGAAAAATTAGAGCAGAAAAAGCGAGAAAGAGAACACAGTATTTCATCTTCAGAAAGTGCGTCCGAAGAAAATACCGAAGTTCAAAAAAATTCAGAGCCTAAAAAAAGTAGTACTGATTCTTTCAAAGATGGGATAAGCAACAGTATTAACTGGCTCAAAAAATAA